The following are from one region of the Myxocyprinus asiaticus isolate MX2 ecotype Aquarium Trade chromosome 2, UBuf_Myxa_2, whole genome shotgun sequence genome:
- the cdhr5a gene encoding cadherin-related family member 5 isoform X3, translated as MGRIFRHKSITTILGCLLALFLHKICFAEKICTVPSEPVTIKENNTADTVVVRINTTTKDVTLNLTENPGNAFDLRGSDLLAKKGLDFETLSGPEELTVQVRCNKTGFRSIILTMLVRVENINDNPPSFAQSEYTFDINELTPVNTSIALIEATDDDSEVLYYSMEPTVYFRLETMYTPSILVNKVLDYDVIQQVKLTLNVQDTQPPSQPGELSFTASTTITVNIKDIDNRPPWFQPCTRVTIGNAKICLSLGYRGRVNLTEKQDGTLQLQPGPVYAKDGDKSRNEEISYKIVRGNEDSIFQIDENSGNITMLKPADIAGPISLLVLASQVTNRDQFATTSVTIDVMKKSRNPPRFEKERYEGYVYSNSGPENMVLRDRISNRPFRVRARDEDFASGINPDIRYEVQYSSYVNITTDGFILLKKAVRTDSFALQLRAVDVSTGESGTAALSVVVLPLVGVQSPDESYRAGDMALLGFVMAALLVLCLIVIGYLISRVKKGNPGTLMLSECLGPCLKFTQPPNRPSPRDSMQFTNDGFLNEGDPGRSRSRRAELRDRRPDAVQAARVRVIPRERQRHCSSCGLQVHANHAHHSSPAIQIKGRASKERVKSILAKERKRDDRQKTVWFKESEDSSDIEVEIIPDNIGLKPEEDMEKVEGDFASPPLESSEMELGDLTMLNIQDLSSSRETAISDSGDGLNTDKRDQ; from the exons ATGGGCAGGATATTTAGGCATAAATCCATAACTACTATCCTTGGCTGCTTGCTCGCATTATTTCTTCACAAAATCTGCTTTGCTGAGAAAA TTTGTACAGTCCCCTCTGAACCTGTGACAATAAAAGAGAACAACACAGCTGACACAGTTGTTGTCCGTATTAACACAACAACAAAAGATGTAACGCTGAATCTCACAGAGAATCCTGGGAATGCCTTCGATCTGAGAGGTTCAGACCTGCTAGCAAAGAAAGGACTGGACTTTGAA ACTCTTTCAGGCCCTGAAGAACTAACAGTCCAGGTCCGATGTAATAAAACTGGCTTCAGAAGT ATCATTCTGACCATGCTTGTTCGTGTGGAGAATATCAATGACAACCCTCCATCATTTGCTCAGAGCGAGTATACCTTTGACATAAATGAG CTCACACCAGTTAATACCAGCATTGCCCTGATTGAAGCAACAGATGATGATTCAGAAGTTCTGTATTACTCCATGGAACCAACTGTG TACTTCAGACTTGAGACCATGTATACGCCAAGCATCCTCGTGAACAAGGTTTTGGATTATGATGTCATCCAACAGGTGAAATTGACCTTGAATGTGCAG GACACTCAACCTCCATCACAACCAGGGGAACTGTCCTTCACAGCTTCAACAACCATCACAGTCAATATAAAAGACATTGATAATCGTCCTCCTTGGTTCCAACCATGTACAAGAGTAACCATTGGTAATGCCAAAATCTGCCTGAGCTTGGGCTATAGAGGCAGGGTCAATTTAACGGAGAAACAG gaTGGAACATTGCAATTGCAGCCAGGTCCAGTGTATGCCAAAGATGGGGATAAAAGCAGAAATGAAGAGATAAGCTATAAAATTGTTCGAG GAAATGAAGACAGTATATTTCAGATTGATGAGAACTCTGGCAACATAACCATGCTGAAACCAGCAGATATAGCAGGCCCAATATCACTCTTAGTTTTG GCTTCCCAGGTAACAAACAGAGATCAGTTTGCCACCACTTCAGTCACCATTGATGTCATGAAAAAGAGCAGAAATCCTCCAAGGTTTGAGAAGGAACGATATGAAGGGTATGTTTACAGTAATTCAGGCCCGGAAAACATGGTGCTAAGGGACAGGATCTCAAACAGACCCTTTAGAGTGAGAGCAAGGGATGAAGATTTCGCAAGT GGAATCAATCCTGACATTCGATACGAAGTGCAATATAGCAGCTATGTTAATATAACAACAGATGGATTTATACTTTTGAAGAAAGCAGTTCGGACGGATTCCTTTGCTTTACAG CTTCGGGCAGTTGATGTATCCACTGGTGAGTCAGGAACAGCCGCGCTCTCTGTGGTTGTATTACCAT TAGTAGGTGTCCAGTCACCCGATGAAAGCTACCGCGCAGGAGACATGGCCTTGCTGGGCTTCGTAATGGCTGCTTTGCTAGTGCTCTGCCTCATTgtgattggctatctcatatcCCGTGTAAAGAAGGGGAATCCTGGCACACTCATGTTGTCTGAG TGTTTAGGGCCATGCTTGAAGTTTACTCAGCCCCCTAACAGGCCAAGTCCAAGAGATAGCATGCAGTTCACCAATGATGGTTTCTTGAATGAAGGGGACCCGGGGAGATCCAGATCCAGGCGTGCCGAACTGAGAGATAGGAGACCGGATGCAGTTCAAGCAGCAAGGGTGCGAGTGATACCTCGTGAGAGACAGAGGCACTGCAGCTCCTGTGGTCTTCAGGTACACGCCAACCACGCACACCACAGCAGTCCTGCCATCCAAATCAAAGGAAGGGCAAGTAAGGAAAGAGTCAAATCCATTCTGGctaaagagaggaagagagatgaCCGACAGAAGACCGTATGGTTCAAGGAAAGTGAGGATTCATCAGATATCGAGGTGGAGATCATTCCTGATAATATCGGGCTTAAGCCTGAAGAGGACATGGAGAAAGTGGAAGGGGATTTTGCATCCCCTCCACTGGAAAGCAGTGAAATGGAATTGGGGGACTTGACTATGTTGAATATACAGGACTTGAGTAGCAGCAGGGAAACTGCTATTTCTGATAGTGGAGACGGACTTAACACGGATAAAAGAGACCAGTGA
- the LOC127412314 gene encoding relaxin-3 receptor 1-like, protein MTSIEWRYPVRALLRRSPFSSIKRCMSGVCCSLRDQTRRLHVWKTLICITIADIIHQNHSPSNNVKLSDMRSVDGPALVQAPLERTRMGDNLNNSGAWNKSLMDQHKFSSLEDIDVTADGSLVLRIIISVVYSVVCAVGLVGNLLVFLLMKKRQGRKKSTINFFVINLAVTDFQFVLTLPFWAVDTALDFSWPFGNAMCKIILSVTVMNMYASVFFLTAMSITRYWSVASALKIPSRKRSGSVKWICAVLWVLATIATAPTSIFSTVTVVADEKLCLLKFPDGNDWLAFYHLQKIVIAFILPMFILSVCYLLLLRFIRQRGVQRRRSKVTKSVTVVVLSFFICWMPNHAITLWGVLVKLNAVHWDKTYYMVHAYVFPLTVCLAHTNSCLNPILYCLMRREFRKMLHGLLWRISSPAYSKAGKLHGYSAGINQNQDDAQTGINLNVIDNQGQQSIHPTIPAQDNTC, encoded by the coding sequence ATGACGTCAATTGAGTGGCGTTATCCAGTGCGCGCTCTTCTCAGGCGCTCCCCGTTCTCCTCCATAAAGCGCTGCATGTCAGGTGTGTGTTGTTCACTGCGTGATCAAACACGTCGCTTACACGTATGGAAAACACTGATATGCATAACAATTGCAGATATAATACATCAAAACCATTCTCCATCAAACAATGTCAAACTAAGTGATATGCGATCAGTGGACGGACCTGCGCTTGTCCAGGCACCTTTGGAGCGCACCAGAATGGGTGATAATCTGAACAACAGTGGAGCTTGGAACAAAAGTTTAATGGACCAACACAAGTTCAGTAGTCTGGAAGACATCGATGTGACAGCCGATGGCAGCCTGGTCCTGAGGATTATCATCTCCGTGGTTTACTCCGTGGTGTGCGCGGTGGGTCTGGTGGGAAATCTCTTGGTGTTTCTCCTCATGAAGAAAAGACAAGGGCGAAAGAAATCCACCATTAATTTCTTTGTCATCAATTTAGCTGTTACGGACTTCCAATTCGTTCTGACTTTGCCTTTCTGGGCGGTAGATACTGCGCTGGATTTCAGCTGGCCGTTTGGAAACGCCATgtgcaaaattattttatcagTCACTGTGATGAACATGTATGCCAGCGTGTTTTTCCTTACCGCAATGAGCATAACGCGCTACTGGTCCGTTGCATCTGCCCTAAAAATCCCTTCTAGAAAGAGGTCTGGGTCGGTGAAATGGATCTGTGCTGTATTGTGGGTCCTGGCGACAATAGCAACAGCTCCAACTTCCATTTTTTCCACAGTGACAGTGGTTGCAGATGAAAAACTGTGCCTCCTCAAGTTTCCAGATGGCAACGACTGGCTCGCCTTTTATCACCTTCAGAAAATAGTAATTGCATTTATCTTGCCGATGTTCATTCTCTCTGTATGCTACCTTTTACTTCTGAGGTTTATCCGCCAAAGGGGCGTTCAAAGGAGGCGATCTAAAGTCACCAAGTCTGTAACGGTGGTAGTCCTCTCCTTTTTCATTTGCTGGATGCCAAACCATGCCATCACCCTTTGGGGCGTCCTGGTGAAACTGAACGCGGTGCACTGGGACAAAACATATTACATGGTGCATGCTTACGTTTTCCCATTGACTGTTTGTCTAGCCCATACAAATAGTTGTTTAAACCcaattttgtattgtctaatgagAAGAGAGTTTAGGAAAATGCTGCATGGTTTATTATGGCGCATTTCCTCGCCTGCGTACTCTAAAGCTGGAAAATTGCATGGATATAGTGCTGGCATCAATCAAAACCAGGATGATGCACAGACTGGAATTAATTTAAACGTGATTGACAATCAGGGTCAACAATCCATACATCCGACAATTCCAGCACAAGATAACACATGCTGA
- the cdhr5a gene encoding cadherin-related family member 5 isoform X1, producing MGRIFRHKSITTILGCLLALFLHKICFAEKICTVPSEPVTIKENNTADTVVVRINTTTKDVTLNLTENPGNAFDLRGSDLLAKKGLDFETLSGPEELTVQVRCNKTGFRSIILTMLVRVENINDNPPSFAQSEYTFDINELTPVNTSIALIEATDDDSEVLYYSMEPTVYFRLETMYTPSILVNKVLDYDVIQQVKLTLNVQDTQPPSQPGELSFTASTTITVNIKDIDNRPPWFQPCTRVTIGNAKICLSLGYRGRVNLTEKQDGTLQLQPGPVYAKDGDKSRNEEISYKIVRGNEDSIFQIDENSGNITMLKPADIAGPISLLVLASQVTNRDQFATTSVTIDVMKKSRNPPRFEKERYEGYVYSNSGPENMVLRDRISNRPFRVRARDEDFASGINPDIRYEVQYSSYVNITTDGFILLKKAVRTDSFALQLRAVDVSTGESGTAALSVVVLPLVGVQSPDESYRAGDMALLGFVMAALLVLCLIVIGYLISRVKKGNPGTLMLSEVSIFSSKLRPCLKFTQPPNRPSPRDSMQFTNDGFLNEGDPGRSRSRRAELRDRRPDAVQAARVRVIPRERQRHCSSCGLQVHANHAHHSSPAIQIKGRASKERVKSILAKERKRDDRQKTVWFKESEDSSDIEVEIIPDNIGLKPEEDMEKVEGDFASPPLESSEMELGDLTMLNIQDLSSSRETAISDSGDGLNTDKRDQ from the exons ATGGGCAGGATATTTAGGCATAAATCCATAACTACTATCCTTGGCTGCTTGCTCGCATTATTTCTTCACAAAATCTGCTTTGCTGAGAAAA TTTGTACAGTCCCCTCTGAACCTGTGACAATAAAAGAGAACAACACAGCTGACACAGTTGTTGTCCGTATTAACACAACAACAAAAGATGTAACGCTGAATCTCACAGAGAATCCTGGGAATGCCTTCGATCTGAGAGGTTCAGACCTGCTAGCAAAGAAAGGACTGGACTTTGAA ACTCTTTCAGGCCCTGAAGAACTAACAGTCCAGGTCCGATGTAATAAAACTGGCTTCAGAAGT ATCATTCTGACCATGCTTGTTCGTGTGGAGAATATCAATGACAACCCTCCATCATTTGCTCAGAGCGAGTATACCTTTGACATAAATGAG CTCACACCAGTTAATACCAGCATTGCCCTGATTGAAGCAACAGATGATGATTCAGAAGTTCTGTATTACTCCATGGAACCAACTGTG TACTTCAGACTTGAGACCATGTATACGCCAAGCATCCTCGTGAACAAGGTTTTGGATTATGATGTCATCCAACAGGTGAAATTGACCTTGAATGTGCAG GACACTCAACCTCCATCACAACCAGGGGAACTGTCCTTCACAGCTTCAACAACCATCACAGTCAATATAAAAGACATTGATAATCGTCCTCCTTGGTTCCAACCATGTACAAGAGTAACCATTGGTAATGCCAAAATCTGCCTGAGCTTGGGCTATAGAGGCAGGGTCAATTTAACGGAGAAACAG gaTGGAACATTGCAATTGCAGCCAGGTCCAGTGTATGCCAAAGATGGGGATAAAAGCAGAAATGAAGAGATAAGCTATAAAATTGTTCGAG GAAATGAAGACAGTATATTTCAGATTGATGAGAACTCTGGCAACATAACCATGCTGAAACCAGCAGATATAGCAGGCCCAATATCACTCTTAGTTTTG GCTTCCCAGGTAACAAACAGAGATCAGTTTGCCACCACTTCAGTCACCATTGATGTCATGAAAAAGAGCAGAAATCCTCCAAGGTTTGAGAAGGAACGATATGAAGGGTATGTTTACAGTAATTCAGGCCCGGAAAACATGGTGCTAAGGGACAGGATCTCAAACAGACCCTTTAGAGTGAGAGCAAGGGATGAAGATTTCGCAAGT GGAATCAATCCTGACATTCGATACGAAGTGCAATATAGCAGCTATGTTAATATAACAACAGATGGATTTATACTTTTGAAGAAAGCAGTTCGGACGGATTCCTTTGCTTTACAG CTTCGGGCAGTTGATGTATCCACTGGTGAGTCAGGAACAGCCGCGCTCTCTGTGGTTGTATTACCAT TAGTAGGTGTCCAGTCACCCGATGAAAGCTACCGCGCAGGAGACATGGCCTTGCTGGGCTTCGTAATGGCTGCTTTGCTAGTGCTCTGCCTCATTgtgattggctatctcatatcCCGTGTAAAGAAGGGGAATCCTGGCACACTCATGTTGTCTGAGGTCAGCATCTTCTCATCCAAGCTCA GGCCATGCTTGAAGTTTACTCAGCCCCCTAACAGGCCAAGTCCAAGAGATAGCATGCAGTTCACCAATGATGGTTTCTTGAATGAAGGGGACCCGGGGAGATCCAGATCCAGGCGTGCCGAACTGAGAGATAGGAGACCGGATGCAGTTCAAGCAGCAAGGGTGCGAGTGATACCTCGTGAGAGACAGAGGCACTGCAGCTCCTGTGGTCTTCAGGTACACGCCAACCACGCACACCACAGCAGTCCTGCCATCCAAATCAAAGGAAGGGCAAGTAAGGAAAGAGTCAAATCCATTCTGGctaaagagaggaagagagatgaCCGACAGAAGACCGTATGGTTCAAGGAAAGTGAGGATTCATCAGATATCGAGGTGGAGATCATTCCTGATAATATCGGGCTTAAGCCTGAAGAGGACATGGAGAAAGTGGAAGGGGATTTTGCATCCCCTCCACTGGAAAGCAGTGAAATGGAATTGGGGGACTTGACTATGTTGAATATACAGGACTTGAGTAGCAGCAGGGAAACTGCTATTTCTGATAGTGGAGACGGACTTAACACGGATAAAAGAGACCAGTGA
- the cdhr5a gene encoding cadherin-related family member 5 isoform X2 gives MGRIFRHKSITTILGCLLALFLHKICFAEKICTVPSEPVTIKENNTADTVVVRINTTTKDVTLNLTENPGNAFDLRGSDLLAKKGLDFETLSGPEELTVQVRCNKTGFRSIILTMLVRVENINDNPPSFAQSEYTFDINELTPVNTSIALIEATDDDSEVLYYSMEPTVYFRLETMYTPSILVNKVLDYDVIQQVKLTLNVQDTQPPSQPGELSFTASTTITVNIKDIDNRPPWFQPCTRVTIGNAKICLSLGYRGRVNLTEKQDGTLQLQPGPVYAKDGDKSRNEEISYKIVRGNEDSIFQIDENSGNITMLKPADIAGPISLLVLASQVTNRDQFATTSVTIDVMKKSRNPPRFEKERYEGYVYSNSGPENMVLRDRISNRPFRVRARDEDFASGINPDIRYEVQYSSYVNITTDGFILLKKAVRTDSFALQLRAVDVSTGESGTAALSVVVLPLGVQSPDESYRAGDMALLGFVMAALLVLCLIVIGYLISRVKKGNPGTLMLSEVSIFSSKLRPCLKFTQPPNRPSPRDSMQFTNDGFLNEGDPGRSRSRRAELRDRRPDAVQAARVRVIPRERQRHCSSCGLQVHANHAHHSSPAIQIKGRASKERVKSILAKERKRDDRQKTVWFKESEDSSDIEVEIIPDNIGLKPEEDMEKVEGDFASPPLESSEMELGDLTMLNIQDLSSSRETAISDSGDGLNTDKRDQ, from the exons ATGGGCAGGATATTTAGGCATAAATCCATAACTACTATCCTTGGCTGCTTGCTCGCATTATTTCTTCACAAAATCTGCTTTGCTGAGAAAA TTTGTACAGTCCCCTCTGAACCTGTGACAATAAAAGAGAACAACACAGCTGACACAGTTGTTGTCCGTATTAACACAACAACAAAAGATGTAACGCTGAATCTCACAGAGAATCCTGGGAATGCCTTCGATCTGAGAGGTTCAGACCTGCTAGCAAAGAAAGGACTGGACTTTGAA ACTCTTTCAGGCCCTGAAGAACTAACAGTCCAGGTCCGATGTAATAAAACTGGCTTCAGAAGT ATCATTCTGACCATGCTTGTTCGTGTGGAGAATATCAATGACAACCCTCCATCATTTGCTCAGAGCGAGTATACCTTTGACATAAATGAG CTCACACCAGTTAATACCAGCATTGCCCTGATTGAAGCAACAGATGATGATTCAGAAGTTCTGTATTACTCCATGGAACCAACTGTG TACTTCAGACTTGAGACCATGTATACGCCAAGCATCCTCGTGAACAAGGTTTTGGATTATGATGTCATCCAACAGGTGAAATTGACCTTGAATGTGCAG GACACTCAACCTCCATCACAACCAGGGGAACTGTCCTTCACAGCTTCAACAACCATCACAGTCAATATAAAAGACATTGATAATCGTCCTCCTTGGTTCCAACCATGTACAAGAGTAACCATTGGTAATGCCAAAATCTGCCTGAGCTTGGGCTATAGAGGCAGGGTCAATTTAACGGAGAAACAG gaTGGAACATTGCAATTGCAGCCAGGTCCAGTGTATGCCAAAGATGGGGATAAAAGCAGAAATGAAGAGATAAGCTATAAAATTGTTCGAG GAAATGAAGACAGTATATTTCAGATTGATGAGAACTCTGGCAACATAACCATGCTGAAACCAGCAGATATAGCAGGCCCAATATCACTCTTAGTTTTG GCTTCCCAGGTAACAAACAGAGATCAGTTTGCCACCACTTCAGTCACCATTGATGTCATGAAAAAGAGCAGAAATCCTCCAAGGTTTGAGAAGGAACGATATGAAGGGTATGTTTACAGTAATTCAGGCCCGGAAAACATGGTGCTAAGGGACAGGATCTCAAACAGACCCTTTAGAGTGAGAGCAAGGGATGAAGATTTCGCAAGT GGAATCAATCCTGACATTCGATACGAAGTGCAATATAGCAGCTATGTTAATATAACAACAGATGGATTTATACTTTTGAAGAAAGCAGTTCGGACGGATTCCTTTGCTTTACAG CTTCGGGCAGTTGATGTATCCACTGGTGAGTCAGGAACAGCCGCGCTCTCTGTGGTTGTATTACCAT TAGGTGTCCAGTCACCCGATGAAAGCTACCGCGCAGGAGACATGGCCTTGCTGGGCTTCGTAATGGCTGCTTTGCTAGTGCTCTGCCTCATTgtgattggctatctcatatcCCGTGTAAAGAAGGGGAATCCTGGCACACTCATGTTGTCTGAGGTCAGCATCTTCTCATCCAAGCTCA GGCCATGCTTGAAGTTTACTCAGCCCCCTAACAGGCCAAGTCCAAGAGATAGCATGCAGTTCACCAATGATGGTTTCTTGAATGAAGGGGACCCGGGGAGATCCAGATCCAGGCGTGCCGAACTGAGAGATAGGAGACCGGATGCAGTTCAAGCAGCAAGGGTGCGAGTGATACCTCGTGAGAGACAGAGGCACTGCAGCTCCTGTGGTCTTCAGGTACACGCCAACCACGCACACCACAGCAGTCCTGCCATCCAAATCAAAGGAAGGGCAAGTAAGGAAAGAGTCAAATCCATTCTGGctaaagagaggaagagagatgaCCGACAGAAGACCGTATGGTTCAAGGAAAGTGAGGATTCATCAGATATCGAGGTGGAGATCATTCCTGATAATATCGGGCTTAAGCCTGAAGAGGACATGGAGAAAGTGGAAGGGGATTTTGCATCCCCTCCACTGGAAAGCAGTGAAATGGAATTGGGGGACTTGACTATGTTGAATATACAGGACTTGAGTAGCAGCAGGGAAACTGCTATTTCTGATAGTGGAGACGGACTTAACACGGATAAAAGAGACCAGTGA